Proteins from a single region of Bartonella sp. M0283:
- a CDS encoding OmpA family protein, which translates to MLKKLGILFLSASFLTACETTNPYTGESQVSKTATGATIGAVAGALGGLMVGGSSHAQRNAVLIGAGVGALGGGLIGNYMDRQEAELRQQLQGTGVSVTRVGDQIRLNMPGNITFNTDQDSVKGQFYPVLNSVAIVLKKYNKSLVDVFGFTDSTGSLQHNQDLSQRRALSVANYLNSQGIDGRRLAVQGYGPSNPIASNDTVEGRSQNRRVEIQIAPLRQDGY; encoded by the coding sequence ATGTTGAAAAAGTTGGGCATTCTTTTTCTATCTGCCAGTTTTTTGACCGCATGTGAAACGACAAATCCCTATACCGGCGAAAGTCAGGTATCTAAAACGGCAACCGGCGCAACTATTGGCGCTGTCGCTGGTGCTCTTGGTGGTTTGATGGTCGGCGGGTCGAGCCACGCACAAAGAAACGCTGTTCTGATTGGTGCGGGCGTTGGTGCACTTGGCGGTGGACTTATAGGAAATTACATGGACCGGCAGGAAGCTGAACTTCGCCAACAATTGCAGGGCACTGGCGTATCGGTTACCCGTGTTGGTGATCAGATCCGGCTCAATATGCCGGGCAATATCACTTTCAATACCGATCAGGATTCAGTCAAAGGGCAGTTTTATCCGGTTTTGAATTCTGTTGCCATTGTATTGAAAAAATATAACAAATCTCTGGTGGATGTTTTTGGTTTTACAGATTCGACCGGCAGCCTGCAGCACAATCAGGACTTGTCGCAAAGACGTGCACTTTCAGTTGCAAATTATCTTAATAGCCAAGGCATTGATGGGCGGCGTCTGGCTGTTCAGGGATATGGACCTTCCAATCCGATTGCTTCAAACGATACAGTCGAGGGGCGCTCGCAAAACCGTCGTGTAGAAATCCAGATTGCTCCCTTGCGTCAGGACGGTTATTGA
- a CDS encoding HAD-IA family hydrolase gives MTDKPLRLALFDCDGTLVDSVFAIQRAMVQVFENFSYKEPDLDETKLVIGLSLDRAIARLLDRPVDDEILEMVTAYKQIFAKNRGDISFTEPLFPGIPEMLTKLETKEDVLLGIVTGKSRLGIDKILEAYKLRCFITIKTADECPSKPDPTMVIESCKQTGVFPENTYVIGDSIFDMQMAKLAHAKAIGVFWGYNTPEALKEAGADKLVREPKDIISIFESDNNA, from the coding sequence TTGACCGACAAGCCGCTTCGCCTCGCGCTTTTTGATTGTGATGGAACGCTGGTTGATAGTGTCTTTGCTATCCAACGGGCAATGGTTCAGGTATTTGAAAATTTTTCTTATAAAGAACCCGATCTTGACGAGACAAAACTTGTCATCGGCCTGTCGCTTGATCGTGCGATTGCACGTCTTTTAGATCGTCCTGTTGATGATGAAATTCTCGAAATGGTGACAGCTTATAAACAGATTTTTGCTAAAAACAGAGGCGATATATCTTTTACCGAGCCGCTTTTTCCGGGAATTCCGGAAATGTTGACAAAACTCGAAACTAAAGAGGATGTTCTTTTGGGCATCGTCACCGGCAAGTCGAGGCTCGGAATTGACAAAATACTCGAAGCCTACAAACTCCGTTGCTTTATTACAATCAAAACAGCAGACGAATGCCCGTCGAAGCCTGATCCCACAATGGTTATCGAAAGTTGTAAACAAACCGGCGTGTTTCCCGAAAATACTTATGTGATCGGGGATTCAATTTTTGATATGCAAATGGCCAAGCTTGCTCATGCCAAAGCGATTGGCGTTTTCTGGGGCTATAATACGCCGGAAGCTTTGAAAGAAGCTGGCGCAGATAAACTGGTAAGAGAGCCAAAAGACATAATTTCGATTTTTGAAAGTGATAACAATGCGTGA
- a CDS encoding glucan ABC transporter ATP-binding protein/ permease has product MSLFKTYTRAVSYLMTEKKTVIIICAANIAMAAVQVFIPKIFGWIIDELSLTAQAVSSGTAFSAGDTFTAVIPYLALWTALGMFSIVATVMVDRGADRLAHRRRLGVLAESYQRIINMPLAWHQKIGTSNALHTMLRACESMFTMWLEFMRQHLASMIQLIILLSVAIWTDYRLSIVLVSLGVIYIMIARLVMTKTKTGQESVEKYHLALFEHVTDSISNVSVVQSYNRADEESARVKQNAQNVLKAQYPVLNWWALAAGLNRMASTITVIVVIVLGAYLVSKGILNIGDVVAFVFFSQMMIGQLDQISNFINLIGSNRAKLDAFYDMMDSTIAAAEPAGLPSLTNVKGDIRFDHVTHEFSNTLQGVYDITFEIKPGQTAAIVGPTGAGKTTLINLLQRIYDPESGVITIDGVDTRTVNRASLRHAMATVFQDSGLFNRTIKENISIGRPDATDEEVFEAAKIAAANDFIRAKTNGYDTRVGERGSLLSGGERQRLAIARAVLKNSPIFVLDEATSALDVETEARVKEAIDTVSRNRTTIIIAHRLSTVRNADLVLFMDHGHIVEQGSFDELAEKGGRFTALLKAGGLTIDHSPHALNRDNAVQVQQPS; this is encoded by the coding sequence TTGTCGCTTTTTAAAACTTATACGCGCGCAGTCAGCTATTTGATGACAGAAAAGAAAACGGTCATCATCATTTGTGCAGCCAACATTGCCATGGCGGCAGTGCAGGTTTTCATACCGAAAATTTTCGGCTGGATTATTGATGAACTGTCTTTGACCGCGCAAGCAGTATCAAGCGGCACTGCCTTTTCGGCTGGCGATACATTCACAGCCGTTATTCCTTATCTCGCATTGTGGACAGCTCTCGGTATGTTTTCCATTGTGGCAACTGTAATGGTCGACAGAGGAGCCGATCGTCTCGCACATCGCAGACGCCTGGGTGTATTGGCTGAATCCTACCAGCGCATTATCAATATGCCGCTCGCATGGCACCAGAAAATCGGTACCTCCAACGCACTTCATACAATGCTGCGGGCTTGCGAATCCATGTTCACAATGTGGCTTGAATTCATGCGCCAGCATCTCGCTTCAATGATTCAGCTTATAATTCTGCTAAGTGTCGCAATCTGGACCGACTACCGGCTATCCATCGTTCTGGTTTCGCTTGGCGTGATTTATATTATGATTGCGCGTCTTGTCATGACCAAGACCAAGACAGGACAGGAGTCGGTTGAAAAATATCATCTTGCTTTATTCGAGCATGTGACAGATTCAATCTCCAACGTTTCCGTCGTTCAAAGCTACAACAGAGCAGACGAGGAAAGCGCGCGCGTTAAACAGAATGCGCAAAATGTTCTGAAAGCCCAATATCCGGTTTTAAACTGGTGGGCCTTGGCTGCCGGCCTTAACCGCATGGCATCGACAATTACAGTGATTGTCGTCATTGTTCTCGGTGCTTATCTCGTTTCCAAAGGTATTCTTAACATTGGTGATGTTGTCGCCTTTGTTTTCTTTTCGCAAATGATGATCGGTCAACTTGACCAGATCAGCAATTTCATCAACCTCATCGGTTCCAACCGTGCGAAACTCGACGCATTTTATGACATGATGGATTCGACAATTGCTGCCGCCGAACCGGCGGGCCTTCCCTCATTGACAAACGTCAAAGGCGATATCCGTTTCGACCATGTCACCCACGAATTTTCGAACACTCTACAGGGTGTCTATGACATCACTTTTGAAATCAAACCGGGCCAGACCGCAGCAATCGTCGGGCCTACTGGTGCAGGCAAAACAACACTGATCAATCTGTTACAACGTATCTATGATCCGGAAAGTGGTGTGATAACGATTGATGGTGTGGATACAAGAACAGTGAACCGTGCATCTCTTCGCCATGCCATGGCAACGGTGTTTCAGGATTCTGGGCTGTTTAACCGCACAATCAAAGAAAATATCAGCATCGGTCGCCCCGATGCCACTGATGAAGAGGTTTTCGAGGCTGCCAAGATTGCTGCAGCCAATGATTTCATTCGTGCAAAAACCAATGGCTATGACACAAGAGTGGGCGAACGCGGGTCATTGCTTTCCGGTGGTGAACGGCAGAGGCTTGCAATTGCCAGAGCAGTACTCAAAAACTCGCCTATTTTCGTGCTTGATGAAGCAACAAGTGCACTGGATGTCGAAACGGAAGCGCGCGTCAAGGAAGCAATTGACACAGTAAGCCGCAACCGGACAACGATCATCATCGCCCATCGGCTTTCGACTGTGCGCAATGCGGATCTGGTATTATTTATGGATCATGGTCATATTGTCGAACAAGGCAGTTTCGATGAACTTGCTGAAAAAGGCGGGCGCTTCACTGCACTCCTTAAAGCGGGTGGTTTGACAATAGACCATTCGCCCCATGCGCTTAATCGTGACAATGCTGTTCAGGTTCAACAACCATCATAA
- the recA gene encoding recombinase RecA, translating to MSQNTLRLVEDKTVDKSKALDAALSQIERSFGKGSIMRLGDNKHIVEIETIPTGSLSLDIALGVGGLPKGRIVEIYGPESSGKTTLALHTIAEAQKRGGICAFIDAEHALDPVYARKLGVDVENLLISQPDTGEQALEITDTLVRSGAVDVLVVDSVAALTPRAEIEGEMGDSLPGLQARLMSQALRKLTASISRSNCMVIFINQIRMKIGVMFGSPETTTGGNALKFYASVRLDIRRIGSIKDRDEVVGNQTRVKVVKNKLAPPFKQVEFDIMYGEGISKLGELIDLGVKVGIVEKSGAWFSYNSQRLGQGRENAKQFLRDNKEVAEEIEAALRQNAGLIATELLENGGPEADDESAAG from the coding sequence ATGTCACAGAATACATTGCGACTCGTTGAGGACAAAACAGTGGATAAATCGAAAGCTCTGGATGCCGCACTATCCCAGATTGAACGTTCATTTGGCAAAGGCTCTATTATGCGCCTTGGCGATAATAAGCACATTGTCGAAATTGAAACAATTCCGACAGGTTCTTTGTCGCTGGATATTGCGCTTGGTGTAGGTGGCCTTCCCAAAGGGCGTATCGTAGAAATTTATGGACCTGAAAGTTCCGGTAAAACAACTTTGGCTCTTCATACAATTGCCGAAGCGCAAAAGCGCGGTGGTATTTGTGCGTTTATTGACGCCGAACATGCTCTTGACCCGGTTTATGCCCGCAAGCTTGGTGTCGATGTTGAAAATCTTCTCATTTCGCAGCCCGATACAGGCGAACAGGCTTTGGAAATTACCGACACATTGGTTCGCTCGGGTGCTGTTGACGTTCTGGTCGTTGACTCTGTTGCAGCTCTTACGCCGCGCGCTGAAATCGAAGGCGAGATGGGAGATTCACTTCCCGGTCTGCAAGCCCGTTTGATGAGTCAGGCTCTTCGCAAATTAACAGCTTCAATTTCCCGTTCGAATTGTATGGTTATCTTTATCAATCAGATTCGAATGAAAATTGGCGTTATGTTTGGTTCACCGGAAACGACGACGGGCGGCAATGCTTTGAAATTTTATGCTTCTGTTCGTCTTGATATTCGTCGTATCGGTTCGATCAAAGATCGGGATGAAGTTGTAGGAAACCAGACCCGTGTCAAGGTGGTTAAAAACAAGCTTGCTCCCCCGTTCAAGCAGGTAGAATTTGATATTATGTATGGCGAGGGAATTTCCAAGTTGGGAGAACTGATTGATCTTGGTGTCAAAGTCGGCATTGTTGAAAAATCCGGCGCATGGTTTTCTTATAATTCCCAACGTTTGGGGCAGGGACGCGAAAATGCCAAACAGTTTTTGCGTGATAATAAGGAAGTTGCCGAAGAGATCGAGGCTGCCTTACGCCAGAACGCAGGTTTAATCGCAACCGAACTGCTGGAAAACGGTGGCCCGGAAGCCGATGATGAAAGCGCAGCCGGTTGA
- a CDS encoding RluA family pseudouridine synthase encodes MAGVEIKKVDEDENGMRVDRWFKAHYPGLGFGYLQKLLRSGQIRVEGGRVKSDTRLQIGQSVRVPPLPVDEKGAVPLTGKTIRGQDDGDVLKQMLLYEDKKLYVFNKPAGLAVQGGSGVTRHVDGMLEAWRNQKGEKPRLVHRLDRDTSGVLVVAKTRSAAQALAAAFRARETKKTYWAIVRGVPKKREDKISTWLVKESTPDGDKMRVCPHGEPDSDHAVSHYRVIDTRGQILSWLEMEPYTGRTHQLRVHAAYIGHPIIGDPKYFYADQNWELPGGIQNRLHLHARRIRIPNPSGGILDVTAPLPPHMVQTFNLLAFDESDGDQD; translated from the coding sequence ATGGCCGGTGTTGAAATAAAAAAAGTTGATGAAGATGAAAACGGTATGCGCGTTGACCGTTGGTTCAAAGCTCATTATCCGGGCTTGGGATTCGGCTACCTGCAAAAACTTTTGCGTTCGGGGCAAATTCGTGTTGAAGGGGGCAGGGTAAAGTCTGATACGAGGCTGCAAATCGGGCAATCGGTGCGCGTGCCGCCTCTCCCCGTTGATGAAAAAGGTGCAGTACCTCTAACAGGCAAAACCATTCGTGGGCAGGATGATGGTGACGTTTTAAAGCAAATGCTTCTTTATGAAGACAAGAAGCTTTATGTGTTTAACAAACCTGCCGGTCTTGCTGTTCAGGGAGGTTCGGGTGTTACCCGTCATGTCGACGGCATGCTTGAAGCCTGGCGCAATCAAAAAGGCGAGAAGCCACGCCTTGTCCATCGGCTTGATCGCGATACGTCAGGTGTACTCGTTGTTGCAAAAACACGTTCGGCGGCGCAGGCTTTGGCAGCGGCATTCCGCGCCCGTGAAACCAAAAAGACCTATTGGGCTATTGTGAGAGGTGTTCCCAAAAAACGCGAAGACAAGATTTCGACATGGCTTGTTAAGGAATCGACCCCTGACGGCGATAAAATGCGGGTATGCCCGCATGGTGAACCGGATTCCGATCATGCTGTTTCGCACTATCGTGTTATCGACACGCGCGGGCAGATTTTGTCCTGGCTTGAAATGGAACCCTATACAGGACGCACGCATCAATTGCGTGTTCATGCGGCCTATATTGGACATCCGATCATTGGCGACCCCAAATATTTTTATGCAGATCAGAATTGGGAACTGCCAGGCGGTATACAGAATCGACTTCATCTCCATGCCCGCCGGATAAGAATCCCCAATCCTTCCGGAGGAATATTGGACGTGACTGCTCCTCTTCCGCCCCATATGGTGCAAACTTTCAACCTTCTTGCATTTGACGAAAGTGACGGAGATCAAGATTGA
- a CDS encoding replication-associated recombination protein A, protein MDKTRPLAERMRPQHLSEVIGQDHLTGPEGVLTRMIASGSMGSMIFWGPPGTGKTTVARLLANETKLAFEQISAIFSGVGELKKVFESARARRMSGRQTLLFVDEIHRFNRAQQDSFLPVMEDGTVILVGATTENPSFELNAALLSRARVLTFHPLDEESLATILKRAEKIEGKTLPVGERAREMLVHMADGDGRAVLTMAEELWRAARSNEVFDETELQNIVQQRAAIYDKGQDGHYNLISALHKSVRGSDPDAALYYLSRMLDAGENPHYIGRRLVRMAIEDIGLADPQALVIANAAKDAYDYLGSPEGELAFAQACIYLATAPKSNAGYIAFKKAMRSARENGSLMPPKYILNAPTKLMKQEGYSEGYRYDHDEPDAFSGQEYFPEKMGHQHYYDPPERGFEREIKKRLEWWERLRKERNKEN, encoded by the coding sequence ATGGATAAAACCAGGCCGCTTGCTGAAAGAATGCGGCCGCAACACCTATCGGAAGTTATTGGTCAGGACCATCTCACAGGGCCGGAAGGTGTGTTAACCCGAATGATCGCATCGGGTTCAATGGGGTCAATGATCTTTTGGGGGCCTCCCGGAACCGGAAAAACAACCGTGGCGCGCCTTCTTGCAAACGAGACGAAATTGGCTTTTGAACAGATCTCGGCTATTTTTTCAGGCGTTGGAGAGCTTAAAAAAGTGTTCGAGAGCGCACGTGCAAGACGTATGTCTGGTAGGCAAACGTTACTTTTTGTTGACGAAATCCACCGCTTCAATCGTGCTCAACAAGACAGTTTTCTGCCGGTTATGGAAGACGGCACGGTCATACTCGTCGGTGCAACGACTGAAAATCCATCATTCGAACTGAATGCCGCTTTGCTTTCGCGTGCACGCGTTCTTACTTTTCATCCGCTTGATGAAGAAAGTCTGGCAACAATTCTTAAAAGGGCTGAAAAAATCGAGGGTAAAACACTCCCCGTTGGCGAGCGCGCACGGGAAATGTTGGTGCATATGGCGGATGGCGATGGACGTGCCGTGTTGACCATGGCAGAAGAATTGTGGCGGGCAGCGCGGTCGAACGAAGTTTTTGATGAAACAGAGTTGCAAAATATTGTCCAGCAAAGAGCAGCTATATACGACAAAGGTCAAGATGGGCATTATAATCTGATTTCGGCTCTTCATAAATCGGTTCGCGGTTCTGACCCCGATGCGGCTCTTTATTATCTTTCGCGTATGCTGGATGCAGGGGAAAATCCACATTATATCGGTAGACGCCTTGTGCGGATGGCGATTGAAGATATCGGACTTGCGGATCCGCAGGCATTGGTAATCGCCAATGCTGCGAAAGATGCCTATGACTATTTGGGGTCTCCAGAAGGCGAACTTGCATTTGCTCAGGCCTGCATTTATCTCGCAACGGCGCCGAAATCGAATGCCGGCTATATCGCTTTTAAGAAGGCAATGCGGTCAGCTCGCGAAAACGGCTCCTTAATGCCGCCAAAATATATCCTTAATGCTCCTACAAAATTAATGAAGCAGGAAGGTTACAGCGAAGGCTATCGTTATGATCATGACGAGCCGGACGCCTTTTCAGGTCAGGAATATTTTCCTGAAAAAATGGGGCATCAACATTATTATGACCCACCGGAACGGGGGTTCGAGCGTGAAATAAAAAAGCGCCTGGAATGGTGGGAAAGACTACGTAAAGAACGGAACAAAGAAAATTAA
- a CDS encoding DegQ family serine endoprotease, with translation MKLLFKIIGLCSFLALIGPQASFAEVPQSQAEIKLSFAPLVKKTAPSVVNVYAARIVRARSPFANDPFFEQFFGQSLQNAPSRKQSSLGSGVIVDQSGLIVTNYHVIRDADEIKVALSDGREFESKVMLKDEATDIAVLKITPKGTPFPVLPLGDSDAVEVGDLVLAIGDPFGVGQTVTSGIVSAQARTRVGISDFDFFIQTDAPINPGNSGGALIDMRGELIGINTAIYSQSGGSVGIGFAIPANLVKSVVDSVRRGEQTFEPPYIGASFQRVTADVGEGLGMQQPYGAIITDVAKDSPAEKAGLKIGDVILKAQNARIDNPDSLGYRLMTTGIGHSLDIEYLRNGKTEKTTIALTAVPENLVSRPEKLGGNTPFAGAEVMTLTKLNARRFHVMPNTVGVVINDVEDNSNASGLFQKGDIIHGINGVEIKTVADLKKVLSNGNPRIWQLEFERNGMLVRQFVR, from the coding sequence ATGAAACTTTTGTTTAAGATTATTGGCCTGTGCAGCTTTCTGGCACTCATCGGACCTCAAGCAAGCTTTGCAGAAGTTCCGCAGTCACAAGCTGAAATCAAATTGAGCTTTGCACCTCTGGTTAAAAAGACGGCGCCGTCTGTCGTCAATGTTTACGCGGCAAGAATCGTTCGTGCCCGTTCACCTTTTGCCAATGATCCGTTTTTCGAACAATTTTTCGGGCAATCTTTACAAAACGCACCGTCACGTAAGCAATCGTCGCTTGGTTCCGGAGTTATCGTTGATCAAAGCGGGCTTATAGTGACGAATTATCATGTTATTCGTGATGCCGACGAAATCAAAGTCGCTTTGTCCGATGGACGCGAATTTGAGAGCAAAGTAATGCTGAAAGACGAGGCGACAGATATTGCAGTTCTGAAAATCACTCCGAAGGGAACTCCTTTTCCGGTTTTACCTTTGGGAGATTCGGATGCCGTTGAAGTGGGCGATCTTGTGCTTGCAATAGGTGATCCGTTCGGCGTGGGGCAGACCGTCACCAGCGGCATTGTTTCAGCACAAGCCCGTACACGTGTCGGCATTTCCGATTTCGACTTTTTCATCCAGACAGATGCCCCAATCAATCCCGGCAATTCGGGCGGTGCATTGATTGATATGCGGGGTGAGCTCATCGGTATCAATACGGCCATCTATTCGCAGTCGGGTGGTTCGGTTGGAATCGGGTTTGCCATTCCGGCAAATCTTGTCAAAAGTGTTGTCGATTCCGTCAGACGAGGCGAGCAAACATTCGAACCACCTTACATAGGTGCCTCTTTCCAGCGTGTCACTGCCGATGTTGGCGAAGGATTGGGAATGCAACAACCTTATGGCGCGATCATTACCGACGTTGCCAAGGATAGCCCTGCAGAAAAAGCCGGTCTGAAAATTGGCGACGTAATTCTGAAGGCCCAGAATGCACGCATAGATAATCCGGATAGTCTCGGTTACCGTTTGATGACTACAGGCATCGGCCATTCGCTTGATATCGAATATTTAAGAAACGGGAAAACCGAGAAAACAACCATTGCTTTGACGGCTGTTCCAGAAAATCTGGTTTCCCGTCCGGAAAAACTTGGCGGTAACACTCCTTTTGCAGGCGCTGAAGTTATGACTTTGACCAAACTGAATGCCCGCCGTTTTCACGTCATGCCGAACACAGTCGGTGTCGTGATCAATGATGTTGAAGATAACAGCAATGCATCCGGTCTGTTTCAGAAGGGGGACATAATACACGGCATTAATGGTGTTGAAATAAAAACAGTTGCCGATTTGAAAAAAGTTCTTTCAAACGGCAATCCGCGTATCTGGCAACTCGAATTCGAGCGCAATGGCATGTTGGTTCGTCAATTTGTGCGTTGA
- the alaS gene encoding alanine--tRNA ligase, with protein sequence MNSVNEIRSTFLDYFHRNGHEIVPSSPLVPRNDPTLMFTNAGMVQFKNVFTGLEQRPYKRATTAQKCVRAGGKHNDLDNVGYTARHHTFFEMLGNFSFGDYFKEQAIYFAWNLLTKEFGLPKEKLLVTVYHEDDAAAELWKKIAGLTDDKIIRISTSDNFWAMGDTGPCGPCSEIFYDHGDKIWGGVPGSAEEDGDRYIEIWNLVFMQYDQVTKDQRNDLPRPSIDTGMGLERIAAVLQGVHDNYDIDLFKTLIRASEEATGVKAEGEFVASHRVIADHLRSSAFLIADGVLPSNEGRGYVLRRIMRRAMRHAELLGAKEPLMWRLLPTLIREMGQAYPELIRAEALISETLRLEETRFRKTLERGLNLLNEASHNLKSGDHLDGETAFKLYDTYGFPLDLTQDALRRRNITVDVEAFDKAMERQKAEARANWAGSGEEATETVWFAVRDRVGSTEFLGYETEKAEAVITAIVKDGKIVDGLKEGEQGALIVNQTPFYGESGGQVGDTGVIAGEKFSFNVTDTQKKANGVFVHIGVAKNGSIKTGDVVELDVDQKRRRKIRANHSATHLLHEALRETLGTHVAQKGSLVTPERLRFDFSHPKPMTAEEIKQVEDLANEIVLQNSPVTTRLMSVDDAIAEGAMALFGEKYGDEVRVVSMGQRVDPTKVGNRAWSLELCGGTHVKRTGDIGLIRIVSESAVAAGVRRIEALTGDAARHYLDGQDQRVHEIANALKTTPQEALERVHVLVEERRKLEKELNEARKQLALSGGANDHGEADIEQIDGLAFMGRVVHGIAPKDLKPLADAGKNKIGSGVVAFIGVSEDGKASAVVGVTDDLTKQFNAVELVKALSEVLGGKGGGGRPDMAQAGGPDGKKADDAMKALRQKLQK encoded by the coding sequence ATGAATAGTGTTAACGAGATCCGGTCAACATTTCTGGATTATTTTCATAGAAACGGACATGAAATTGTCCCATCCAGTCCTCTGGTTCCGAGAAATGACCCAACCTTGATGTTTACCAATGCGGGAATGGTACAGTTCAAGAATGTGTTTACCGGCCTTGAACAACGTCCCTATAAAAGAGCAACGACGGCGCAAAAATGCGTTCGCGCCGGCGGTAAACATAACGATCTTGACAATGTGGGCTACACAGCACGCCACCACACGTTTTTCGAGATGCTTGGCAACTTCTCTTTTGGCGATTATTTCAAAGAACAGGCTATTTATTTTGCCTGGAATTTGCTGACCAAAGAATTCGGTCTGCCGAAAGAAAAGCTGCTCGTTACCGTCTATCATGAGGATGATGCGGCAGCCGAGCTATGGAAAAAGATAGCTGGTCTCACTGACGATAAAATTATCCGGATTTCAACCAGTGACAATTTCTGGGCCATGGGCGACACCGGTCCTTGCGGACCATGTTCGGAAATTTTCTATGACCATGGTGATAAAATCTGGGGCGGAGTGCCCGGAAGCGCCGAGGAAGATGGTGATCGTTACATTGAAATCTGGAACCTTGTTTTCATGCAATATGATCAGGTTACAAAGGACCAGCGTAATGATCTTCCGCGTCCGTCCATTGACACAGGCATGGGGCTTGAACGTATTGCTGCCGTGTTGCAAGGTGTTCATGATAATTACGACATTGATCTCTTCAAGACATTGATCCGCGCTTCCGAAGAAGCAACCGGCGTCAAGGCCGAGGGAGAATTCGTTGCAAGTCACCGTGTGATTGCAGATCACCTTCGGTCATCTGCCTTTTTGATTGCCGATGGCGTTTTGCCTTCCAATGAAGGGCGCGGCTATGTATTACGCCGCATTATGCGTCGCGCCATGCGTCATGCCGAGCTGCTTGGAGCCAAGGAACCGTTGATGTGGCGCCTTTTGCCAACTTTGATACGCGAAATGGGGCAAGCCTATCCCGAACTTATCCGCGCAGAAGCACTGATTTCGGAAACTTTGAGGTTGGAAGAAACACGCTTCCGGAAGACTTTGGAACGCGGTCTTAACCTTTTGAACGAGGCAAGCCACAATCTGAAATCGGGTGATCATCTTGATGGTGAAACAGCCTTCAAACTTTATGATACTTATGGTTTCCCGCTTGATCTTACTCAGGATGCACTTCGCCGCCGCAATATAACGGTTGATGTCGAAGCTTTTGACAAGGCAATGGAACGCCAGAAAGCCGAAGCCCGTGCCAATTGGGCAGGTTCCGGAGAAGAGGCAACTGAAACCGTCTGGTTTGCCGTTCGCGATCGCGTCGGCTCAACCGAATTTCTTGGCTATGAGACAGAAAAAGCCGAAGCAGTGATTACTGCAATTGTGAAAGATGGCAAAATTGTCGATGGTCTGAAGGAAGGTGAACAAGGCGCATTGATCGTCAATCAGACACCTTTCTATGGCGAATCCGGTGGTCAGGTGGGTGATACCGGCGTAATTGCCGGCGAAAAGTTCTCGTTTAATGTGACCGATACACAGAAAAAGGCAAACGGTGTTTTTGTCCATATCGGTGTTGCCAAAAACGGCTCGATCAAGACAGGCGATGTTGTCGAGCTTGATGTAGACCAAAAACGGCGTCGTAAAATCCGTGCCAACCATTCGGCAACCCACCTTTTACACGAGGCTTTACGCGAAACATTGGGTACCCATGTTGCCCAGAAAGGGTCGCTGGTAACGCCTGAACGTTTGCGTTTCGACTTCTCGCATCCGAAACCGATGACAGCGGAAGAAATCAAACAGGTTGAAGATTTGGCAAATGAAATTGTTTTGCAAAACAGCCCTGTTACAACCCGTCTTATGAGTGTTGACGATGCTATTGCCGAAGGTGCAATGGCCTTGTTCGGCGAAAAATATGGTGATGAAGTTCGTGTTGTTTCTATGGGGCAACGGGTTGACCCGACAAAAGTTGGAAACCGAGCATGGTCGCTTGAACTTTGCGGTGGTACCCACGTCAAACGGACAGGTGATATCGGGCTTATCCGCATTGTATCGGAAAGCGCAGTTGCTGCCGGTGTTCGCCGTATTGAAGCGCTGACAGGCGATGCCGCCCGCCACTATCTTGACGGACAAGATCAACGTGTTCACGAAATTGCCAATGCATTGAAGACAACGCCTCAGGAAGCACTGGAACGTGTCCATGTGCTTGTTGAAGAACGCCGCAAGCTCGAAAAAGAGCTGAATGAAGCAAGAAAGCAATTGGCCTTGTCCGGCGGGGCAAATGATCACGGCGAAGCCGATATCGAACAGATAGACGGACTAGCCTTTATGGGGCGTGTTGTTCACGGTATTGCGCCCAAGGATTTGAAGCCACTTGCAGATGCCGGCAAAAACAAGATCGGTAGTGGTGTTGTTGCCTTTATCGGTGTTTCGGAAGATGGCAAGGCGAGTGCCGTCGTCGGTGTTACCGATGATTTGACAAAACAGTTCAATGCTGTCGAACTCGTCAAGGCATTGTCCGAAGTTCTGGGCGGTAAAGGCGGTGGTGGTCGTCCTGATATGGCCCAAGCTGGTGGACCGGATGGCAAGAAGGCAGATGATGCCATGAAAGCCTTGAGACAAAAATTACAGAAATAA